The Anolis sagrei isolate rAnoSag1 chromosome Y, rAnoSag1.mat, whole genome shotgun sequence genome contains a region encoding:
- the LOC137095215 gene encoding transmembrane protein 229B-like translates to MRMMGRPLSPLYRWYIYAIHGYFSEVMFTATWAFVEDRDWKFQGVTSIWAFFIYGTCSFALEGLFRLLRPHYGLFARCTLYTICIYLWEFSTGYFLRLFDACPWDYSSFKYNFMGLVTLEYCPFWFLGSLLLERFLIHNTLRLRLEERPKSKERSMPRFEMKED, encoded by the coding sequence ATGCGGATGATGGGTCGTCCCTTGAGCCCCTTGTACCGCTGGTACATCTACGCCATCCACGGCTACTTCTCGGAGGTGATGTTCACGGCCACCTGGGCCTTTGTGGAGGACCGGGACTGGAAGTTCCAAGGGGTGACGAGCATCTGGGCATTCTTCATCTACGGGACGTGTAGTTTCGCCTTGGAGGGCCTCTTCCGGCTCTTGCGGCCCCACTATGGCTTGTTTGCCCGTTGCACCCTCTACACCATCTGCATCTACCTCTGGGAGTTCTCCACCGGGTACTTCCTCCGCCTCTTTGACGCATGTCCTTGGGACTACAGCTCATTTAAGTACAACTTCATGGGGCTGGTGACACTCGAGTATTGTCCCTTCTGGTTCTTGGGGTCCCTCCTCCTAGAAAGGTTCCTCATCCACAACACACTCCGACTCCGGCTGGAGGAACGGCCAAAATCCAAGGAAAGGTCCATGCCCAGGTTTGAGATGAAAGAGGACTGA